The genomic stretch ATGGGTGGCACACGACAGGCAGGGGTCGAAGGCGCGGATGGCCACCTCGATATGGTTCAGCAGGCCTTCGGTGAGCTTGCGCCCGGACAGGTAACGCTTGGCCACCTCCCGCACCGCAGTGTTCATGGCCTGGTTGTTGTGGGTGGTGGACACGATGAGGTTGCACATCGTCACCAGATCGTCGTCGCCCACCTGGTAATGATGAATGAGCGTTCCACGCGGTGCTTCGATGATGCCCACGCCCTCGTGGCCGCGCGTCCCCTGCGTCATCAGCTCGCCCGCAGTGCAGTCCGGGTCGTCGAGCAGGTCACGGATGACTTCTGCCGCATGCAGCATCTCGATCATCCGCGCCCAGTGATAGGCCAGCGGCGCATGGATGACGTCACCCTTGCCATGGTCGATGAACTCCCGCCGCTCGACCTCTGCCAGTGGCGAGGGGATGAAATCGCAGTTCTGCACCCGCGCCAGCGGCCCCACCTTGTACCAGCCCAGGTCGGGGCCACGCTCGATGAGATAGGGAAACTTCATGTAGCTCCAGGACTTCACATCTTCCTGCAGCACCTGGTGGTAGTCCTGATCCGGCACCTGATCGCGGATGATCCTGCCGTCGCCATCGCGGAAACGCAGCACCCCGTCGTAGAGGTCCATCGCGCCATCGCTGCGAACCAGGCTGGCCAGCCCGGAGCGGAAGGTACCAAAGACGTCGTACAGACCGGGGTCGGCACGGTGCAGGCGCTTGACCAACTCGACCGCAGCCTGGCTCCACGCCACCATCTGGTCGGCGTCGGCACGCAGCATATCGCGGTCGGCCAGCGACAGATGACGGTTCATGCCACCCGGCACGGCGCCGGTGCCATGAATGCGCTTCCCGGCCGTGGCGCGGATGACCTCCTGTCCGAACTTGCGCAGCAGCACGCCCTGGCGTGCAACGTCAGGATAGGCGCCTGCCACACCGACGATATTGCGTTTTCCGACCTCGGCATCAAAACCGAACAACATGTCCGGCGACGACAGGTGAAAGAAGTGCAGCGCGTGCGATTGCAGAATCTGGCCATAGTGCATCAGCCGTCTGAGCTGCACGGCGGTCTGCGTCGGCGGCACCGCACCCACCACATGATCGAGCGCCTTCGACGCCGCCAGGTGGTGGCTGACCGGGCAGATGCCGCACAGGCGCTGCACCATGACCGGCACTTCCCAGTACGGACGGCCCTGAATGAAGACCTCGAAGCCACGAAATTCAACGATGTGCAGCCTTGCCTCGCAGATCTGATCATCGTCGTCGATCAGGAGCGTCACGCGACCATGGCCTTCGACCCGGGACACCGGATCGATCGCAACCTTGCGCAGTTTCTCGCGTCCCTCGGCAGTTTCCAGTTCGGCAGTCATTGGCGCCTCAGTCGTAATGCATCATCGGATACGACAGCCGTGGTGTGCGTCCGGCAATCAGATCCGTCAGAAACTTCCAGATCGCCTCGCCCGAAGGCGGGCAACCGGGGATGAAATAGTCGATCCGCACCAACTCGTGAATCGGCCTCACCTTGTCGAGCAGCAAGGGCAGTTCGGGATCGTTCGGCACCCCACCTTCGCCCAGACCCTCGCGCGACATGTAGACCTCGCGCAGGCAGGCTTCGAGGTCGAGGTGATTGCGCTGTGCAGGCAGGCCACCGTTGATCGCGCACGCGCCAACGGCAATCAGCGTCTTGCAGTTGCGCCGGAACTCGCGCAGCACGTGCACGTTTTCGGCATTGCACACACCGCCCTCGATGAGGCCGATATCGCACGGACCGCAGTGCTTGATGTCGGTCAGCGGCGAGCGGTCGAATTCGGCCAGCTCGACCAGCTCGAACAGGTGCTCGTCGATGTCGAGAAACGACATGTGGCAGCCAAAACAGCCGGCAAGCGAGGTGGTCGCAATGCGAACCTTGGGGCGCGGCGCATTCATTTTCCGTCCTCCATGGCCACGATGTGAATGGGCTTTTCGTCGTAGGTGCGGTCGCCGATCGCCTTGGCAAAACCAACACGTTTCTTCAGGATCACGCCCACCGGGCAGATGTTGGCCGCGAGGTCGTCAACCGCCAGGTCGGTGTCGCCCAGTCGACCGGACTCGGCATTGACCACCAGATGCTTGTTGATGCCGCGGTCGGTCAGTGCGAATACGTTCTTGCCATCGACATCGCGACTGGCACGCACACAGAGTTCGCAGAAGATGCAGCGGTTGAAGTCGAGCAGCACGTCGGGATGCGAAGCATCGACCGGGCGCTCTGGAAAGAAGTGGGCAAAGCGCTCGCCAGTCATCTCCAGATCGTAGGCCAGCGCCTGCAACTGACAGTTGCCGCTCTTCTCGCAAGACGGACAGAAGTGATTGCCCTCAACAAAGAGCATCTGCAGCAGCGCACGCCGCTCGCCATTGATCTCCGGCGTGTTGCTCTCGACCTCCATCCCTTCCTTGGCCGGCATCGCACACGACGAAACATGACGCCCGGCCACCTTCACGATGCAAAGCTTGCACGAACCATGCGGCGGGAAGTCAGGGTGCCAGCACAGATGCGGAATGTAGTGCCCCGCAGTACGGGCCGCCTGCAAAATGGTCTGTCCATCCTCGAACACGACCGGACGACCGTCAAACAGAAACTGCTTGCTCATCGCGCTGTCCTCAATGTCAGGCTTTCTGATCCGATCCCTCGGAACTGATGTGTGCTGCAGGGTCGTCACGACCGCTGGCACGCCGGGCCGCAGCCAGTGCGGCATCGAGATCGAAGGCAGGCTCGAAATCCAGAGACTGCAATCGGCGTTCGTAGGCGGGGCGGAACTTGAGCAGGGTGTCGACCACCGGATTTGGCGCGGCCGACCCCAGCCCGCAATGACTCGCGTTCTTCAGCAGGCGGTCGATCCACTCGATATCGGCGAGGTCGGTCTTTGCGCCCCGCCCGTCCGCAAGCTTTTTCATCGCCTTTTTCAGCAGCGCCGTTCCCACCCGGCACGGGGTGCAGAAACCGCAGCTCTCGTGGGCGAAGAAATCGACGAAGTTGCGCGCCACCTCGAACAGGTCTCGACTCGAATCGAACACCATGAAGGCACCGGCGGTGGGCACATCCTCGAATGCGATGCG from Parazoarcus communis encodes the following:
- a CDS encoding Ni/Fe hydrogenase subunit alpha, producing the protein MTAELETAEGREKLRKVAIDPVSRVEGHGRVTLLIDDDDQICEARLHIVEFRGFEVFIQGRPYWEVPVMVQRLCGICPVSHHLAASKALDHVVGAVPPTQTAVQLRRLMHYGQILQSHALHFFHLSSPDMLFGFDAEVGKRNIVGVAGAYPDVARQGVLLRKFGQEVIRATAGKRIHGTGAVPGGMNRHLSLADRDMLRADADQMVAWSQAAVELVKRLHRADPGLYDVFGTFRSGLASLVRSDGAMDLYDGVLRFRDGDGRIIRDQVPDQDYHQVLQEDVKSWSYMKFPYLIERGPDLGWYKVGPLARVQNCDFIPSPLAEVERREFIDHGKGDVIHAPLAYHWARMIEMLHAAEVIRDLLDDPDCTAGELMTQGTRGHEGVGIIEAPRGTLIHHYQVGDDDLVTMCNLIVSTTHNNQAMNTAVREVAKRYLSGRKLTEGLLNHIEVAIRAFDPCLSCATHALGQMPLVVELAAADGEVIDRVVRD
- a CDS encoding NADP oxidoreductase; this encodes MNAPRPKVRIATTSLAGCFGCHMSFLDIDEHLFELVELAEFDRSPLTDIKHCGPCDIGLIEGGVCNAENVHVLREFRRNCKTLIAVGACAINGGLPAQRNHLDLEACLREVYMSREGLGEGGVPNDPELPLLLDKVRPIHELVRIDYFIPGCPPSGEAIWKFLTDLIAGRTPRLSYPMMHYD
- a CDS encoding 2Fe-2S iron-sulfur cluster-binding protein — translated: MSKQFLFDGRPVVFEDGQTILQAARTAGHYIPHLCWHPDFPPHGSCKLCIVKVAGRHVSSCAMPAKEGMEVESNTPEINGERRALLQMLFVEGNHFCPSCEKSGNCQLQALAYDLEMTGERFAHFFPERPVDASHPDVLLDFNRCIFCELCVRASRDVDGKNVFALTDRGINKHLVVNAESGRLGDTDLAVDDLAANICPVGVILKKRVGFAKAIGDRTYDEKPIHIVAMEDGK